GAGCGCGGCCTCTGGGTCCTCGTCGAGCAATGTCCCCGCCGCAACGAGATGACGGGCCACGGCGTCGGCGTTGGCCTTGTCCAAAGTGCTGAGTTCCCGGCGGATTTCGGGGGCCAGTTGCTTGGCTTCGATCTCGGGTGGGATCGGCGGGCCCTTGGCCTCGTCGTTGGCGCCGTTTCGAGGCTGTGGTCTGCGGTCACCGGCCGACCGTGACGACGGCCCCTCGGGACGCCTGCCGCGATGCTGCGGTCCCCGCGGGCCGTCCCCGCCCCGCTCGCGAGACGGGCGACGATCACCACCTGTTCTGTTGTCGACCACGGAAACCTTTCGCCACGAAACCTCGTGCCAGGATACGGCCCCCGGCACTGGTCCCGGTAATCCCGGTCTGTCGGTCAGAGCACGGCATCGGCCAGCCGGTCCACCTGCTCGAGTGACGAGACGGCTGGGTGGAACAGCACCCGGTCGAAGCCCAGGTCGGCGTAGGCGCGGACGGTGTCGCGCGCATCCTGTGGTGTGGTGATGATGTCGTCAACATTGAGCTTGGCGTAGTCAGGCTTGAATCCGTAGTAGTGCGCTAGATGGCTGCGGCCGGCGTCGGCTACCCCAGCGCCTCCGATCGCGAAGTTCACCGATGCGTGATTCGTCGGCTCGCCGACGCGTCCGGCCTCACGCCAGCCCTGCCGGACCCGATCAAGGAACTGCGCCTGGCCCGTGTAGTCACGCAGCGCTCCGGCGACCCAGCCGTCGCCGACAGTCGTCGCACGGCGTAGCGCCGCCTTACCCCGGCCACCGAACAGCAGCGGAATGTCCACCGGCTCAGGCACTATCGGGCTGTCACCGACCACCGGCTTACCGCTCCAGACTTCGCGCATGGTAGTCACTTCCTGATCGAGCAACCGGCCACGCTTCTCGAAATCCACTCCCGCTGCGACGTAGTCGTCCGCTCGGGAACCGACCGCGACGCCGATCGCCAGCCGGCCGCCCGCCACCAGCGCAAGGCTCGCAAGTTGCTTGGCCAAAATGGTCGGCGGATAGAGCGGGCCAGCAGGATGTTGGTTCGGGGCATCATCGATTTCTGTTGCGGGGCTGAAGTGTTCGCGGCCGGACTAGCTGAACAAACGCTGCGCTTCGAGTACCCGGCCGGTTCGGTGTTGCGGGGAAATTTTGTTAATGCACAAATGCCCGTGCCCCCCAAAGGTTTTGGGGGGCACGGGTGTGTTGTGTGTGTTCGGCGGTGTCCTACTTTTCCACCCGGGTGGGTAGTATCATCGGCGCTGGCAGGCTTAGCTTCCGGGTTCGGGATGGGTCCGGGCGTTTCCCTGTCGCTATGACCGCCGTAACTTTATTCACCCGTTTTTGGGTGTGGTTCGTGGTGTTTTTGGTGGTGGGGTGCAGCAGTTTGGTTGTTGTGGGTTAGTGGTTGCGTGTGTGTAAGTTTTCGGCCGGTTAGTGCCAGTTCCCTGAGCTCATTGCTGGGCTTGTAGGTCTGGTCTATTGATCCCGTGGTCTGCGGGGGGCCTTATCCCACTTAATGGGTGAGAAGCCTGGTCTTGGAGGGGGTTTCCCGCTTAGATGCTTTCAGCGGTT
This genomic stretch from Mycobacterium paraterrae harbors:
- a CDS encoding LLM class flavin-dependent oxidoreductase, producing the protein MAGGRLAIGVAVGSRADDYVAAGVDFEKRGRLLDQEVTTMREVWSGKPVVGDSPIVPEPVDIPLLFGGRGKAALRRATTVGDGWVAGALRDYTGQAQFLDRVRQGWREAGRVGEPTNHASVNFAIGGAGVADAGRSHLAHYYGFKPDYAKLNVDDIITTPQDARDTVRAYADLGFDRVLFHPAVSSLEQVDRLADAVL